The following coding sequences are from one Longimicrobiaceae bacterium window:
- a CDS encoding HAMP domain-containing sensor histidine kinase → MRDIRRGPRKEKKAVSDAIQASERFSYPPPRDRDLPHDFVTLVSTLLAGRAADAIRTVAHEIQSPVQGAMGDAIFLKDLAEQGTLDRGIADRIRRLARNLDAVTAYSRRIPLLVATDLDYNPAQLRRVSLTTAIENVVARLSSYADERGIDVRRHHRAQPMVEAVPEQLEMVLHNLIHNAIKYSFKRNDGLQQYVQIRVDQEPDFALVAVENIGTPITPQEIAHGSIFQLGYRGRYSGDRGRQGTGSGMYIANRVVRGHGGSIVIESKQLVEHHETPASLVRMNVRWPIRAQFSARQL, encoded by the coding sequence GTGCGTGATATTCGCCGGGGCCCCCGCAAAGAAAAGAAGGCGGTAAGTGATGCCATTCAAGCTTCGGAACGCTTCAGTTATCCCCCACCAAGGGACCGAGACCTGCCCCACGATTTTGTAACATTGGTGTCGACGCTATTGGCTGGCCGCGCCGCCGATGCGATCCGCACCGTCGCACATGAGATCCAATCCCCAGTTCAAGGAGCAATGGGGGACGCTATCTTCCTCAAGGACTTAGCAGAGCAAGGAACACTGGACCGCGGGATTGCAGATCGAATCCGCCGACTCGCGCGGAACCTCGATGCAGTAACTGCATACTCCAGGCGTATCCCGCTGCTCGTCGCGACGGATCTCGATTACAATCCTGCGCAACTTCGACGGGTATCTCTCACCACAGCGATCGAGAATGTTGTCGCCAGACTTTCGAGCTATGCTGATGAACGGGGAATCGACGTAAGGCGGCACCATCGCGCCCAACCGATGGTTGAGGCGGTTCCTGAGCAGTTGGAGATGGTCCTTCACAACCTGATCCATAACGCGATCAAGTATTCTTTTAAACGGAACGACGGACTGCAACAGTATGTACAGATCCGAGTCGATCAGGAGCCCGACTTCGCGCTCGTAGCGGTGGAAAACATCGGAACGCCGATCACGCCACAGGAGATCGCCCATGGGAGCATCTTCCAACTCGGATACCGGGGCCGGTACAGCGGTGATCGAGGTCGACAGGGCACTGGATCTGGAATGTACATCGCGAACCGGGTGGTGCGAGGGCACGGCGGAAGCATCGTGATTGAGAGCAAACAGCTCGTTGAACACCACGAAACGCCTGCCTCGCTAGTTCGGATGAATGTCCGCTGGCCGATCAGAGCACAGTTCTCTGCGCGGCAGTTGTGA